One window of Thermocoleostomius sinensis A174 genomic DNA carries:
- a CDS encoding heavy metal translocating P-type ATPase — protein MQIAPKSIESPEFDVSPSLSKAELESFALDVEGMKCAGCVKTVEKQLTQQPGVVSATVNLVTEVALVTCEAGTVRPDALAEALTESGFPTRPRSVDSRRSAGPSLNPAEQQRQETQQQIRQATIAVALLFFSTLGHLDQFGWLTIPGLGNIWLHWGLATSALLGPGRSILTDGWRGLRHNAPTMNTLVGLGALIAYTTSVIALLFPQLGWECFFDEPVMLVGFILLGRALEQQARSKAAAAFQSLIALQPTTAKIVRTHQTNSGQQPANENAMLHSSSIEIPADQVKVGEWLQVLPGEKVPVDGELVVGQTTVDESMLTGESMPVLKQPGDSLTAGSLNLSSAIVLRATRTGTDTTLAQIIALVEAAQTRKAPIQKLADVVAGYFTYGVIAIAILTFLFWYFVGFPLWSDQLLAHHPWSVGSAHAMPMPSSVPILSPTPLLLSLKLAIAVLVIACPCALGLATPTAILVSSGIGAEQGLLIRGGDVLEKVHQLQTIIFDKTGTLTVGNPTVTDCIVLTDTLTGAELLQIAASVESGTQHPVAKAIQAQAKQQQLPVLLAHQFHTEAGMGVSALVGEQAVVLGTPAWLTQHHIDVDTADAQAQQLAADGKTVVYVAVAGKLVGLIAVQDTVRPDAQSTIDHLRKMGLRVMMMTGDHAAAANAIASSLGLPTQDVLANVRPSQKGAMIAELQQQGQQVAMVGDGINDAPALAQATVGIALHSATDVAIETAGIVLMRDRLHDVVEAIHLSQATFNKIRQNLFWAFAYNLLGIPIAAGFLLPTLGIVLSPATAGAFMAFSSVSVVTNSLLLRRTFKPSKP, from the coding sequence ATGCAGATTGCTCCGAAGTCGATAGAATCACCTGAGTTTGACGTATCCCCGTCATTGTCAAAAGCTGAGCTAGAGAGTTTTGCGTTAGATGTAGAAGGCATGAAATGTGCAGGTTGTGTCAAGACAGTTGAGAAGCAACTGACTCAGCAGCCTGGCGTCGTGTCAGCAACGGTCAATTTGGTGACAGAGGTAGCCTTGGTGACGTGTGAGGCAGGAACGGTGCGTCCGGACGCACTCGCCGAGGCTCTTACAGAATCTGGCTTTCCCACTCGACCCCGCTCAGTGGATAGTCGCCGTTCAGCAGGGCCATCACTCAATCCAGCAGAGCAACAGCGGCAAGAAACTCAGCAACAGATTCGTCAAGCCACGATCGCCGTAGCCTTATTGTTCTTCTCTACCCTTGGGCATCTCGATCAGTTTGGATGGCTAACCATTCCAGGATTGGGCAACATTTGGCTGCACTGGGGGCTAGCTACCTCGGCCTTGTTAGGGCCAGGGCGATCGATCCTGACAGACGGCTGGCGAGGACTGCGCCACAACGCTCCTACTATGAACACCTTGGTAGGATTGGGAGCATTAATTGCCTATACCACCAGCGTCATTGCGCTGCTATTTCCTCAGTTAGGGTGGGAATGTTTTTTTGATGAACCCGTCATGTTGGTCGGGTTTATTCTACTGGGACGAGCCTTAGAGCAGCAGGCCAGAAGTAAAGCTGCTGCCGCCTTTCAATCGTTGATTGCTCTCCAGCCCACAACCGCCAAGATTGTTAGAACTCATCAAACAAACAGCGGTCAACAGCCCGCCAACGAGAATGCCATGCTCCACTCTAGCTCGATCGAAATCCCAGCCGATCAAGTCAAAGTTGGCGAATGGCTTCAGGTTTTACCAGGGGAAAAAGTGCCGGTAGATGGTGAACTGGTGGTTGGGCAGACAACAGTGGATGAGTCAATGTTGACTGGGGAATCTATGCCAGTGCTCAAGCAGCCTGGAGACTCACTGACGGCTGGCAGCTTGAATTTATCAAGTGCGATTGTTCTAAGAGCAACCCGCACGGGTACAGATACAACCTTGGCACAAATTATTGCACTGGTCGAAGCAGCCCAAACTCGGAAAGCTCCGATCCAGAAACTAGCAGATGTCGTGGCTGGGTATTTTACCTACGGCGTCATCGCGATCGCCATTCTGACATTTCTGTTTTGGTATTTCGTCGGGTTTCCGCTTTGGTCTGATCAACTTCTTGCCCATCATCCTTGGTCGGTGGGTAGTGCTCATGCCATGCCCATGCCATCCTCTGTACCAATACTTTCCCCAACACCCCTCCTACTCAGTCTCAAACTGGCGATCGCAGTGTTGGTTATTGCTTGCCCCTGTGCCTTAGGATTAGCCACCCCAACCGCGATTTTAGTCAGTTCGGGAATTGGGGCTGAGCAAGGGTTGCTAATTCGGGGTGGTGATGTATTAGAGAAGGTGCATCAACTCCAGACAATCATATTCGATAAAACTGGAACTCTGACAGTGGGCAACCCGACGGTTACAGACTGCATTGTTCTTACCGATACCCTCACTGGTGCTGAACTTTTGCAAATCGCCGCCAGTGTAGAGAGCGGAACGCAGCATCCAGTGGCAAAGGCAATCCAAGCCCAGGCGAAACAACAGCAGCTTCCGGTTCTGCTGGCTCACCAGTTTCATACAGAAGCAGGAATGGGCGTTTCTGCATTAGTGGGTGAACAAGCAGTTGTGTTAGGAACTCCGGCATGGCTGACTCAGCATCACATTGATGTTGATACTGCCGATGCTCAGGCGCAGCAGTTAGCCGCTGATGGTAAAACAGTGGTTTATGTTGCTGTCGCGGGAAAGTTAGTAGGGCTGATTGCGGTTCAAGACACAGTGCGTCCCGATGCTCAATCGACGATTGACCACCTGCGAAAAATGGGGTTGCGGGTGATGATGATGACTGGAGATCACGCTGCTGCCGCCAACGCTATTGCCAGTTCGTTGGGCTTACCAACACAAGACGTTCTAGCAAACGTCCGTCCCTCCCAGAAAGGGGCAATGATTGCTGAACTACAACAGCAAGGGCAACAAGTGGCAATGGTCGGCGATGGCATTAATGATGCTCCAGCGTTAGCCCAAGCAACGGTTGGCATTGCCCTGCATTCAGCTACCGATGTGGCCATTGAAACTGCTGGGATTGTGTTGATGCGCGATCGTCTCCATGATGTTGTTGAGGCAATTCACCTCAGTCAAGCCACCTTCAATAAAATTCGTCAAAATTTGTTTTGGGCGTTTGCTTATAACCTGCTAGGAATTCCGATCGCCGCTGGATTCCTGCTGCCAACCTTGGGGATTGTTCTCAGCCCCGCAACGGCGGGTGCCTTTATGGCGTTTAGTTCGGTCAGTGTTGTGACCAATTCGCTGCTGCTGCGTCGGACATTCAAACCGTCGAAACCATAA